The Raphanus sativus cultivar WK10039 chromosome 2, ASM80110v3, whole genome shotgun sequence DNA segment TGTAAATGTGGATAGATTGGACAGACGTACCCGGAGAAGAGTTTCTTGTATTCAGAATTTCCAACACGAGGACTAGCAAAGACAAAGGCTGTAACGGGACAAGATTTACGTGGACGGCTCTTTGGTCGGTTATATCCATTAACCACTATATCCGTAGCATTAAGAGTTGCGAGCGCAGCTCCAAGACTATGACCACAAATGCTTATACTAACCTCTTCGTCCTTATACTTCTCCAACAATCTCTCAAGCTCTCGCAATacctttttttcaaaaatttaatctCAAGAAATTTTCTCAAAATACCAAAAGGGTAAAATCATCGTTTAAAAAAGCTATACGTTACCTGGTCACGAGCATTGACCTTATTAAAATGTGATCGTTCGTCCTCAGACATGTAGATTGAGTACCAACCTTGATGAATTTGTACTTGATCATGTTTCTCACCGAAGATTTTTTTGGCATTCACTAAACCGAACTCAAAGTCACTGACCCATTCAAGTGGTTGCACTGAACCTCTCCATGCGATGACTATATCTCTCCGACCAAGAATTTCCGTGCCTTGGTCGTCTGTTACGGCCACGTAACCCATCCAATTTGATTCCTTCGACCATCCCTCACGTGACATTGGGAACAATAGAAATGCCTCAGGCACGTGGATCTCTGATGTCGCGTATAGAAACTGAGTCACTTTGTACTTTGTATACGGATGCGCTTTCTCTAAACCAACCTGTACGTGTTTCAAAATGAGAAAAAAGTTTGTATTAGGTTTCTTGCTTTACAAGAACACACCTTCTCCCTTTTCAAATAAAGTATTATCTTGCTTCTattagtgaaacttcaaatagtatgtgatcattattttttaaagaaaaacatcGGTCATTATAAAGGAATTATAGTCAAATTATATAGATCAACGATTCTTTTATTCTACTCCTCTTATGATTTTCTTCATTTCATGATGTGACATAAGTTAACATGATTCATTTTAACAAACATAAATCGATCCCACAAAGGTATGATGAATAGAAAAGACCATACTGAATGATGAAATTGAAAGGAGGAAACAAACAAGAATTTCACGTTTCATATATAGTTCTATATAGCTTAGtaattataacattttataaaaatgagaTGTTACCTTGGCGAAGAAGTCTTTTCTCGAGTAAATGCTAGCACCGGCGTATTTAGATTCGGTGTTTATGTTGAAAGTATCATAACCAGCCTGAGCCATCTCGCCGTAATGTATAATATATTGCCGGAGATCCTGATCCAACGGCTGTAACAACCCTTTCCAATGGTTTTGACCGCTCAGATCTCTCCATCTCTTTGCGATTTCTCTAGACACTATTACTTTCTcctcctctttcttcttcttctttgtaatTCTCGTGAAGCTGAAACATCTCGTCACACTCTTGTCTTCTTCGTCCATAATACtctagatatttaattttaatttttctagtTTAGGCTCAGAGAAACTATTTGGATCAGAGAAGAGCTATATAATGTTGGAAACTTTGGAGATAAAGTATGGTTTGGTTGATATAAATAATGGTTAGCGTAGTTGATGCGTGTTGCAGGGGAAGTATCGTTCTTGATCGAGActatctaatataatatatttctttaatagaCAAAAAGAGTTTCTTAACTAATCCAAGAAGAAGTTCTTTTAACGTTTAAGCAAAGGAATAgctaacaaaacaaaagaggaAAGAATATAAAGAGGACTATTGAATTTCAGTTTGACTCGGTTCACAACCAAGAACTGATGGGGTTGCTTTGGTGTCAAAATTACCCGAATTGAGAATATGCATTATTTGTACTAAACTGAAACTGAAATTGTACCGAACCTTACCAAACAATTGactttttcttacaaaaaaaattggttattcCTGTATTGAAAATGTATACGTATTTGGATAATGATTTTGGATCATATTACGTGAAAGCATCGGTAATTCAGTAGTATTGCACTGGTATTACTAATTGTCAATTGCTTGTAAACGTAGAGCACGCTATCTTAACATATTATATGCTTTTAATAGGTCGTTTGATTATCACCTTTACTTGAATAAGATCATATATTCgtttaataaaagtagaaaatattcaaaattggTATGAAACAAATTTCATACAaataatttaatcttatttctaactacatataataatatagtCGATAAAGAGCAACGTATGGTTCCAAATTTGACGGTCATGTCATATGTATGCTAACAACTAAAATCAcatatttagtaaaaaaactaaaacacacataaattagatgatttcagttttttttttttacactaacggctattttattattcaaacttGAGATGGTAACGATTTCAGATCATAATTATTTAttggtaaatatatatatatatttatctcttGATCTATTTATCTATTGATCATAATTATctattggtatatatatattagatttatcTTATTCTTCTAACGAAATTTTAGGGGTGTACGTCCGATACAGTTCACATAAATTGTTATGGTGTTTTGTTCGAATGATTAGAACGCTCAAAACCCCAATGCTTCGTTTCACAAAGATACTTCGATAGGGGTTTACGTGGTTTGGATTAGTCTTACATCCATGTTTAGCCCACTAGTGGTTCCTTAGATGCAATAATAATATAGAGCAACGTATGGTTCCGAATTTGACGGTCATGTCATATGTATGCTAACAACTAAAATCACtcatttagtaaaaaaaactaaaacacacataaattaGATGATTTCGGATCATAattatctctttttttctgaactCAGTAGATCATAATTATctattggtatatatatatgtatatcttatTCTTCTAACGAAGTTTTAGAGGTGTACGTCCGATACACGTTCACATAAATTGTTATGGTGTTTTGTTCAAATGATTAGAACGTTCAAAACCCCAATCCTTCGTTTCACAAAGGTACTTCGATAGAGGTTTAACTGGTTTGGATTAGTCTTACAAGTTACATCCATGTTTAGCCCACTAGTGGTTCCTTGATGCAATATTTCGtaaaacaaaagtttttttaaaaaaacgtcATAAAGAAAAGTAGGTTGAAATTTGAAATGAAGTACGTCTTCTGCTATATTCGtaaatcttttataatttttttttagttgaaCAATTTGTCACAACTATTAATATTGTTTAAACCATTAAACTCTAACAAGTAGCAACCGGATGGCGATATTCAAAGGAATGCAGGGACATGCCTATGGCAGGGGCTTGTCGAGATGGTTAGAAACAAATGGAGTTAATCAAGAAATATTTATctcagcaaaaacaaaaaaacagtgctacatgtaaACAGAGCCGTGCTTACAACAATAAAATTGAAAAGGCATTTGCCTCAAGCCCccaaagaatataatattttagggCCCCGGTTTCACTAGCTCTTTCATAGCGCAATGGTTAATATTCTTTGGTAGTGGTGTGTCAACGTGTGTTCAACCCTCAAGCTCAGTTTTGCATAGAgtatttttctaattaaatttattatattatctgAAGTACTAATAGTTTAAATAGTGTTATGTGGCCCAAAAAAAGGTTTAAATAGTGTATTTATGAGCTGCATTCAATCTTTGTTTGTATACCACATTATTTCTTCtatgatttatatatgtttttaatccATAAAAAATTCTGtttgaagaaaatattttgtaagaatTGTTTTTAGCATCTAGATTTTAtctatttgttaaaaattataccatttaaatataacttataaataaatttttaactgtaaaatttattttctttaaaaaattgtcTTAGGCCTCTCAATGTTCTCGCACGGCACTGCAtgtaaaaatgattttttggttgaataatttaacatttctttcagaaaaaaataaagagtgGGCTAGAATTACAAGTAAAGGGGATATGATATGACGAAGAGTAGAGAATTGCTTTGAAGCAAAATGAAAGAAGGAAATATACGACTTGCTTTGAAGAGTTGGCTAACACCAAGTCATGACGGCCTCACCAACTCATATGTAACCCATCTCCCAACTTGATTCTATGCTTTTTCCTAAATGCTATTGTTCGGAACTTTGGGTTATCCTTTCTTTGTTCCTTCTTTTTGTCATATATATCATCTCGTATATTggttattttataactaaaaagaTCAGTATTATTAATCTGAAGATTATAGTTTTATTAGTATTTACGTCGctgttataatttataaataattcacGCTTTATTCTTTTAGAAAGGTctacagaaaatataattattgaatacctatagatataataatattatatcgAAACTAAACCATGAAGATGATATGGAAACACTATAGTGGTTAAGGTTTAAAGGTTTCTACACCCAGGTCTGGGTTCAAACTTCAGGCTATGCAATTTCTTACAGATAAATTcaggtttcaagtcccggaAAGAACGGTGGAAAGGTTTACAAGAGATCTACAACATTGTGCAAGTTAACCTGGTCAGAcgtggatcttcataggacggctcatgtgatgcagttaggcgtagatctcATAAGGcaggtagtattgtcggttgttGAATCGTCTGTATAATATTTCTCATATCATAATTGTAATATAATAATGAATCagccttaaaaaaaaaaccatgaaGATGTACCTTTTGAAATAGGCTTTGAAGTTACAAAAGACCAAGCGTTCAAAAAAACCATGAATATTTCTCATATTCACACTTCTATCGTTTTTGTCTCCTCCCACACAAAGTTACAATGATTTAACTTTAACATTTACAATGATTTAACATTTAAGCATTGAACGTGACAGTGTACAGTGAATTTGATAGATTTATGAGCGGTACAtcacatattatatatgaatatggATATAACCATACGCTTGTACACATGCACAAAAGCCAAGCGTACATTACTGAGTAATtgcagacttttttttttttgctaaatgagTAATTGCAGACTTGCAGTATAATGTTTGAAGTACTGTAACATGTTGGTGAGAAGATGGTCATAACTCGAATACATCGCTTTACGAGGCCTATTTCATTATTTTCCCAGAAACTGTCACATATAGAAGAAACTGGATCATTTTGAAAGTGCAAGCTGATAAACATTTTCCTGTGTTAAACAAACAGTTTGCACTCATTAATCAGCATGATCATTGATTTATTAGTTCTATAGTTTACacatattataacaaaatactCATAGACCGGCTAAcatgaatagttttttttttggtaaaccaAACATGAATAGTTGTCGATATAGTTCTTCTTCAATCTATTATCTGGTAAAATAGATTTATgcaaattattattatcatttcaCTACACTACGATCACGATATATATACACTTTTCTAATGCTAACTGAAAAAGGGTTAAAAgattggggaattttcaaaaataccactttgaaggtaccattattcatttttaccaacactaagtacacattttcaaaaataccttatttattaaaatgttaaagattcttatatctttgtttttatatgcttttcaaaattttaatccaaaattctaaatcctaaacccccaattctaaaccctaaaccctaaatcttcaactctaaaccctaaaccctaaactatataccccaaattcaatatcctaaaccctaaaccctgaaacctcaactataaaccctaaatcctcaactctaaaccctaaactttataccctaaaccctaaaacatcaaacctaaaccctaaaacataaaatctaaaccctaaatcataaacgttcaaatctaaacccttcattaaaagtagtggtaaaagtggttagtgtaaacatgaaaagtggtactatgaaaatggtatttttggcaatttctctaaaAGATTCGCTATTAGATTAATTAGGGTTGGGGTTGGTACATTAATGAGTGATGGAGAAGAGATAGATATGGATGCCGTTCTATTATTTGTTGCTTAGAGGAAGAAACAAAAGCATGTGAGAAGAGAAAGCTCCTTTTACCATCTCAAATATGGCGAAGTGTCCCAACACAAATCCTATTCATAAATTCACACATACAAAGTTCCATGACCTAACCAACAATACAATAGATCCCACCTTTGAGAAACAAAGATGCAATACTCAAAAAAGGAACAGTTCTGTTAATATGTCTAATTACATTTTTGTGAGTACACAAGTCAGCATCACTAACTTCAAACCAAATTAGCCGTCTTTAATGCtgagaaatcatatttttaaaagataatatacTATAACGTAAACtacattttcttcttttccaaATTAAACCCTATCAATGGAATGTTAAAAGCTTAAACATAAAAACACGGCAAGCGATCAgtcatgttcttttttttttgtgcaacgtGATCAATCATAACCAGAAATTCAAACTTCATACATAAGATGCAGTTGGGTATGTGCACACACATGGGTGAATGTGTACAAGTATGTGTGTATTTTGTATGTTACAGCAATGTAGAAAAGACAAGATGCTGATTTTTGTGAAAGGACCACCatcaaatttttattgtttatgggGTTTATTTAATTGAACAGATACATATAGACACATGAACATCTATATAGATATGTCATCCCCCACAAGTTATGTGACATTCTTTTCAATTCTCTGTTCTTTCCCCTTCTTCACTGCTGCTCACATAGTCACATTAATTACCAGCCCTTTCCCTTTCAAAGTTAGCTAAGCTTTTCTCAATAAATCAATCTAATCAGTGTCTAAAAAACTTAGAACATACGCTTACAAAATTCTGTTGattattcacattagacatACAATTATCTAGCTGCACACGGTCAATTTCTGCTTGTGTACAATATTCGAAGTTGTCAAATTCGGGAGAAGGATTTTTAATGTGTTTgatcaaaatacaaaaacagGGAAATAAATCGaccatatataatgttgatatTGTTAATTGCTTATGGGTCtacgtttttctttttgaataataaaaagatgGTTTCACTTTTTTTTGCGGATAACTCAAATATTATAAGTCTCTCCAACACAACACAAATCAAATCTAAGCAATGTGAAACTATTTACTTGTAATGTAATGCTGGGAACAAGACTCTTATTTCctttttccgtttttgtttttaccAACGTCCAGGTTTTTATAAAAAGTCtattttacattaatatttaGTGTCATAATGTTGTTAGTTTACCAACtcttattttttgtaattatcttCGGTTTTCTCTGTCACCCTAAATGTTCTAAATTTCTACTATCTCGTTCAGTGGCGgagctataaatatttttgatcggggtcataatatataaattcaatatttagatttaatatatatatatatatatatatgttattataacaatttttttcttttttaaaaaaaattagtaggACAGAATTTTTTTACATAGATTAATGGAATCAAATACCAGAACtaaatattatagaattttagaaaaaaatacacCCAAAATTTTTTTCCCCAAATTTTACTGGGGTCATCTAACCCCACATGTTTCTCTCTGCTTCCTCCCCTAGTCTCGTTCTTAGATCATCCCAACccactttatttttatttaaaatagagtttataGTCAAATTTATTCCAATTCCATTCTATTTTCTACTTCATACTAAAAAGTAAATtgattctataaatataataaaaaaaattgttacaccatttttactctaaaatagagttagATTGGAATAAAATTCAATTTTGTTATAGAGTTACtccatttgaaaaaaaaaattacattggAGATACTttgaaacatttatttttgGAGTAATACAACCTAGAATTATAATAAAAGTAGgaaactttatattttgttttataatcttGCCATCATGAGCTTTTTATATCCATTTTGATCTGTATCTATTATGCCACTACTAGGCCATGATCCGTCGAATATCTTTTTGGATTCAGACTCTAAAGTATTTTGTTGTTAGATGTATAAAACCCattcatgtttttatttatttagattggAGATGATTCAGTTCCATCCGTATTAAAATGGAATACATATATGTTATCTGAGACCTGATTTTAATCAAATACCCGTAGAATATGAATACAATTTGGATTAACTATCTTGAATACGAATCAGATCAACTATCTTTTATCCCAACATAATAACAAATACAATTTGATTTAGGCATTTTACACTTAAACTACTTCAGTATACTCAAAATaatcaataatatatattatttacattgtaattcaattatattattatccAGTTACTTTTATCCATAAATACTCATAAATACAATTTGGTTACGAAAATCAGTTTGATTTGAGCATTTTGTCTTCAAATCATCcaattttatatgaaatattcaaaaaaacttaaaataaccatgatttaaaattataattaatcttttgatattgatattattacaaatgttataataataatatttttagatatgattttatattttagacattCGGATATTCATTCAATTATTGGTTATTGGTTCAAATCGAAATTGATATCAGTTCTTCAGATATAGTTTATGATCCATTCGAATTTAGCAACCTCTAAATTTGAGTCGGTTTTGGATCTATGTAATTTGCTCATTCCTATTCTCAGTGCCGATGAAAATTGAAATGGTCATAAGTCATAACTCATAAGACAAAGGTAAATGAAGAAAAGATCCGAGGCACAAACCAAACGCCTTGAAGGGTTCTTCacttctctattttttttttttttttggacaattTCACTTCTCTActtctttttcaatttttgaaTGTAAGATGAACAGAGAACGTTCCTCGTTTTACGTGTagcactaaaaataaataaaaagcatagtTTCATTTCATATGCTAAATGTACATTATTCTTCCAACGGTCGAAAAAGGTAAAGCatagtttatttataaaacaaaacattacaaaaactttatttttaattcttctAACCTTTTTCTCCTTCTTAAGCTAAAGGCCCAAACTTTAAATCATCAGTCATCACTATCACtccctctctctatctctctctagaACTGCACGGACAACGACATGCTTTTAATTTTCATGCAAATCTTCTCGAGAACATTTTGAAAATCAAACGCATTTGAATCCtcacttttttttatttctcctcatcatcatcatcaatggTGGCTGGTAAGGTCCGTGTAACCATGGGTTTTCACAAGTCTCCTTCAACTAAACCGAAAGACATACCACCTCCGCCTCCTCCCCCGCTTAAACCGCCTTCCGGTTCAGCTGGTAAACCGTCGAATCCCGGTTCTAATCAGAAACAAGGTTTCACCCGCTCCTTCGGCGTTTACTTCCCACGCTCTTCCGCTCAAGTACACAACGCCTCTTCCCGGTCCGACCAAAATGCAGTCGTTTCGGAGCTCCGCCGTCAGGTGGAGAACCTCCGCGAGAGAGAAGCTCTGCTGAAGACTGAAGTCCTTGAGCTCAAGCTCCTCAGAGAATCCGTTTCCGTCATCCCGCTGCTCGAGTCCCAGATCGCGGAGAAGAACGGCGAGCTCGAGGATTCGAGGAGAGAGACGGCGAGATTAGCGGAGGAGAACGAGAGACTACGGCGAGAGGTTGAAAAGAGCGAGAGGAgggagaaggagatggaggcGGAGCTTCGGAAACTCGTCACGAGTGAAGACCACGCGCTATCGGTTTCTCAGAGGTTTCAGGGTTTAATGGACGCGTCGGCGAAATCGAGTTTAATCAGGAGCTTGAAACGGGTCGGGTCAATGAAGAACGTACCCGACACGATACCGGACCAAGAGGAGAGCAGCGACAAGAGAGACGAGATCGAGAACCATTCCATGAGTAACAACACTGAGGAGCTCATCACTGAGTCATCTCTCTCAGccgttagatctagggttcctAGAGTCCCCAAACCCCCGCCTAAACGGTCTTTTTCATCCAACGGCTCAGATAATCCGCCACCGCGGAGAACCAatccacctcctccaccacctcctccgcCTCCGCCGGCATTTATTAAACcgccaccacctcctcctccgtcTGTCTCCAAAGCCACACCTCCGcctccaccaccgccaccgCCGAAGAGTTTAAACATAGCGTCGGCGAAAGTAAGAAGAGTTCCCGAAGTAGTGGAGTTTTATCACTCGTTGATGCGAAGAGACTCCACAAGCTCGAGAAGAGATTCCACCGGCGCCGCGGAGCCGGTACTCGCTAGCTCGAACGCCAGAGACATGATCGGAGAAATCGAAAACCGATCGGTTTATCTACTAGCGGTAAGGATTCTCCTAATCCGGTCCGCTCAATTAATTTCGGTTTGATTTAAAGTGTAAACCGAACATTGCAGATAAAAACCGACGTGGAAACGCAAGGAGACTTCATAAGGTTCTTGATAAAGGAAGTCGAAAACGCGGCGTTTTCCGACATAGAAGACGTGGTCCCTTTCGTCAAATGGCTCGACGACGAGCTCTCGTACCTGGTCGACGAGAGAGCAGTGCTGAAACACTTCGAATGGCCGGAGCAAAAAGCAGACGCTTTACGTGAAGCAGCGTTTTGTTATTTCGATCTGAAGAAACTCATAACGGAAGCTTCTCGTTTCCGGGAAGACCCTCGTCAACCCTCAGGCTCTGCTCTTAAGAAAATGCAAGCTCTTTTcgaaaagtaaaaataaaatatattttttttcgaTTCGTTGTTCAAAATTCAAGAGAAGTAATCAGATGTTTTTTTGTGGGGGGGTTTTAAAGGTTAGAGCATGGTGTTTATAGTCTGTCGAGGATGAAAGAATCAGCAGCCTCAAAGTTCAAGAGTTTCCAGATTCCGGTTGATTGGATGCTCGAAACAGGCATTACTAGTCAGGTCAGCAACACACTTCTACTCTAAAcgcttgttttttttcttgcttgtcTGATTACAAGTCGGTAATAGAATGATTTCTCTGTGGTAAATTGGTCTCTAGTTACTTGTGGTCACTACTTGCTTCCTGTCATTAGCTATTTTATTGCACTTTGATTGGAGAGTAGTGTGATGAGTGAAGAAGATAATAGaaacaacaagaacaacaatTTTCATGGTCCCCCTTTTTTCTGATTAAAGTGAATTGTAGCTGTCACAGGCAGGACAATGTAAGAAGATTGGTTTGATATACTGGTCTTCACTCTGttattgtgtttttctttttttttttgttttgcgtGTTTACATGGTGAAAGTATTATGTACTACTACATGACAAGTTAAATTCACGTATTGGACAAAGGTAAAACTTGAATATAGTGCTTTGCTTTAATGTATTTTGGAGTTTTCCTATGTGCACGCCTGTGAATTTCAAGATTTCCTTCTTGTCTGCTTCCTTTATTTTTTGCCTTTTGGGATTCATTGAGTTTTagttgttcagaaaaaaaaaagggattCATTGAgttttattatacaaaaataaatgcaacagaggaagaagactgTGCATTGCATTATAGTAGGAATAGATACACAGAGCAATAGAGAATGGAATCAGATTCTCCCATGACCTTTGTTAGTGTGTTCAAAACTAGATATCTGCTACTTAAATTAGTTAAACTTGGTAAATGGTAAAGATATGGAAGTTTGTTTGTATTAAATGTCTAGCGTTTACAAATGTGATTTTCAGATTAAATTGGCGTCTGTGAAACTAGCAATGAAGTATATGAAGAGAGTATCTGCAGAGCTCGAAGCCATTGGAGGCGGTGGCCCTGAAGAGGAAGAACTTATTGTTCAAGGGGTTCGATTTGCATTCAGAGTTCATCAGGTAAACtgtttggttttttttgtttcgaacTTGCATCATTTGTTTGTCCAAACTCTTCACAAATctgtttttgtgtgtgtgttttcagtTCGCAGGAGGATTTGATGCAGAGACAATGAGGGCGTTTCAAGAGCTAAGAGATAAAGCGAGATCATGTCATATTCAATGTCAAAGCCAAACACATCAACATAAGCTTGTTTTTCGATCTACCCCTTGTTGAAGCAACCTTAGCTTCTTACTCTTATATCCACACCTCATTGGTATTTGTCTTGAATTTCtctattaaatttgtttttttgaaaagacAGATATAAATCATGTGAATATACGAAAACTCAACTCTTGCTGAAGAAAACAAAGGATCAATTATTCAATCGGAAACCATCTTGTCATATGTACTGATCATAAAAAAAGAAAGCTTCACAAAAATGTCAACTGGTCCAGAAAACAAGAAGGCAGAGAAATAAACTGATTCCATTATCCTAAAACCCCACCCAAGCATAAACTTGTTAGTTACACAACCACCCAAGCATCACTGTCGGATCCTGCATCTTCATTGCCGGATCTTGCATCTTCGAGGTCCAACTCTTCAACACCTTTTGCGAGTtccatctgaaaaaaaaatcaaggcAGTATTGCAAGTAAGTAAGaaaacttatataataaaaaaagaacatgcGAAACGTTTATGAGAAACAAGAACACACACCATTTGAATCGCGCCTGCTCTCTCAGTTTTAGGAGTTTCAACATCGTCGACAACCACGTATTCTTCATCAGTCAGCGAACCCGCAgatgctgcaaaaaaaaaatcatcaaagacATTAGAGAACAATAAACTGAATTGTCAAACAAGGAAGATGT contains these protein-coding regions:
- the LOC108841943 gene encoding phospholipase A1-IIgamma produces the protein MDEEDKSVTRCFSFTRITKKKKKEEEKVIVSREIAKRWRDLSGQNHWKGLLQPLDQDLRQYIIHYGEMAQAGYDTFNINTESKYAGASIYSRKDFFAKVGLEKAHPYTKYKVTQFLYATSEIHVPEAFLLFPMSREGWSKESNWMGYVAVTDDQGTEILGRRDIVIAWRGSVQPLEWVSDFEFGLVNAKKIFGEKHDQVQIHQGWYSIYMSEDERSHFNKVNARDQVLRELERLLEKYKDEEVSISICGHSLGAALATLNATDIVVNGYNRPKSRPRKSCPVTAFVFASPRVGNSEYKKLFSGLEDVRVLRVRNLPDVVPIYPPLGYAEVGDELPIDTRKSQYMKTPGNFATFHCLESYLHGVAGTQGTSSADLFRLDVKRAIGLVNKSVDGLKDEYMVPGHWRVLKNKGMVQQDDGSWILWDHEIDDNEDFDF
- the LOC108843536 gene encoding protein CHUP1, chloroplastic, yielding MVAGKVRVTMGFHKSPSTKPKDIPPPPPPPLKPPSGSAGKPSNPGSNQKQGFTRSFGVYFPRSSAQVHNASSRSDQNAVVSELRRQVENLREREALLKTEVLELKLLRESVSVIPLLESQIAEKNGELEDSRRETARLAEENERLRREVEKSERREKEMEAELRKLVTSEDHALSVSQRFQGLMDASAKSSLIRSLKRVGSMKNVPDTIPDQEESSDKRDEIENHSMSNNTEELITESSLSAVRSRVPRVPKPPPKRSFSSNGSDNPPPRRTNPPPPPPPPPPPAFIKPPPPPPPSVSKATPPPPPPPPPKSLNIASAKVRRVPEVVEFYHSLMRRDSTSSRRDSTGAAEPVLASSNARDMIGEIENRSVYLLAIKTDVETQGDFIRFLIKEVENAAFSDIEDVVPFVKWLDDELSYLVDERAVLKHFEWPEQKADALREAAFCYFDLKKLITEASRFREDPRQPSGSALKKMQALFEKLEHGVYSLSRMKESAASKFKSFQIPVDWMLETGITSQIKLASVKLAMKYMKRVSAELEAIGGGGPEEEELIVQGVRFAFRVHQFAGGFDAETMRAFQELRDKARSCHIQCQSQTHQHKLVFRSTPC